A genome region from Pristis pectinata isolate sPriPec2 chromosome 40, sPriPec2.1.pri, whole genome shotgun sequence includes the following:
- the polr3c gene encoding DNA-directed RNA polymerase III subunit RPC3 has product MTHLEAQICSHLLLAHYGQIVSTVGTHLIHTGCQPLRLIATDTGTPVDQVKKALCVLIHHNFATYHLHKRGFVEYELHGAHVLRILRYPRYIYSAKTLYGDTGELIIEELLQNGKMTMSAVVKKVANRLTETMEDNQSLEYSEASNTFIRLVETHFLQKCGTVPESLPAEGSRPPAAPTLVTDEKEMYTVPDLGLIGQGKRRRRSSGDGGEPRAKRWKHDRGEQEPPPDDGVYWQVNFDRFHQHFRDQAIVAAVGSKLDQTSSEIVRTMLRMSEVTTSSHSSHTQPLSSNEIFRAFPAGYNLSKQVLDQYLTLLSDDPMEFVGKTGDSGGGMFVINLHRALASLACATVESVVQERFGSRSARIFRLLLRKRHLEQKQVEDFAMIPAKEAKEMMYRMLSENFISLQEIPKTPDHAPSRTFYLYTVNFQATARMILQRCYKTVVNLIDRREHETRENKRLLEKSQRIEAIMASMQATGAEELQLQEIEEMITAPEQQQLETLKHNVNMLDSSENQVDETIFMLESYIATTRIEKEVPPKRPRR; this is encoded by the exons ATGACTCACCTCGAAGCGCAGATCTGCTCCCACCTGCTGCTGGCGCACTACGGCCAGATCGTGTCCACCGTCGGCACGCACCTCATCCACACCGGCTGCCAGCCCCTGCGCCTGATCGCCACGGACACCGGCACCCCCGTCGACCAG GTGAAGAAGGCCCTGTGTGTCCTCATCCACCACAACTTCGCCACCTACCACCTGCACAAGCGGGGCTTTGTGGAGTACGAGCTGCACGGCGCCCACGTCCTGCGCATCCTGCGCTACCCCCGCTACATCTACTCCGCCAAGACCCTGTACGGCGACACGGGCGAACTCATCATCGAGGAGCTGCTCCAGAACGGCAAGATGACCATGAGCGCCGTGGTGAAGAAGGTGGCCAACAGGCTGACCGAGACCATGGAGG ACAACCAGAGTCTGGAGTACAGTGAAGCCTCCAACACCTTCATCCGGCTGGTGGAGACGCACTTCCTGCAGAAGTGCGGCACCGTTCCCGAGTCGCTTCCGGCCGAGGGCTCCCGCCCCCCTGCCGCTCCCACGCTGGTCACGGACGAGAAGGAGATGTACACTGTGCCCGACCTCGGGCTGATCG GTCAGGGCAAGCGCAGACGGCGGTCGTCGGGAGACGGCGGGGAGCCCCGGGCGAAACGCTGGAAGCACGACCGAGGGGAGCAGGAG CCTCCCCCCGACGATGGCGTTTACTGGCAGGTGAACTTCGACCGCTTCCATCAGCACTTCCGCGACCAGGCCATCGTGGCCGCTGTCGGCAGCAAACTTGACCAG ACCAGCAGCGAAATAGTCCGGACCATGCTGAGGATGAGCGAGGTCACCACGTCCTCCCACTCCTCTCACACGCAGCCGCTCTCGTCCAATGAG ATATTCCGAGCTTTTCCTGCCGGATACAACCTCTCCAAACAGGTGCTGGACCAATACCTCACGCTGCTGAGTGACGATCCA ATGGAGTTCGTCGGGAAAACCGGGGACAGCGGTGGTGGGATGTTCGTGATCA ACCTCCATCGGGCCCTTGCATCTCTGGCCTGTGCTACGGTGGAATCAGTTGTGCAGGAGCG GTTCGGCTCGCGGTCGGCACGGATTTTCCGGCTCCTGCTCCGGAAGCGGCACCTGGAGCAGAAACAGGTGGAGGACTTCGCCATGATCCCGGCCAAGGAGGCGAAGGAGATGATGTACCGGATGTTGTCGGAGAACTTCATCTCCCTTCAG GAAATCCCCAAAACACCGGACCACGCACCTTCCAGAACCTTCTATCTGTACACCGTCAACTTCCAGGCAACAGCACGCATGATATTACAGCGCTGTTACAAG actgtgGTTAACCTGATCGATCGACGGGAGCATGAAACTCGAGAGAACAA GCGTCTGCTGGAGAAGTCCCAGCGAATAGAGGCCATCATGGCGTCAATGCAGGCCACGGGGGcagaggagctgcagctgcagGAGATAGAGGAGATGATCACCGCTCCTGAGCAGCAGCAACTGGAGACGCTCAAACACAACGTCAACAT GTTGGATTCGAGTGAGAATCAGGTGGACGAGACTATATTTATGTTGGAGTCCTACATTGCCACAACCCGGATCGAAAAGGAGGTCCCACCGAAACG TCCAAGGAGATGA
- the rnf115a gene encoding E3 ubiquitin-protein ligase RNF115 isoform X3: MAEAAAVSPLRFFCHCCKGEVCPKLPEYTCPQCESGFIEEVTDETSFLDGGTNGLDEDSATQFAELWDRTFLNLDQTFLLVDGRPFRGGTSLDHEGGAAERAGQQSDIWGPSRHTRLPMARRYRSRASSRPERSPAIEGIIQQLFAGLFSNAGIPGSPHTFSWSGLLHSNPADYAWGQSGLDAVITQLLGQLENSGPPPADKDKIAALPTVAVSQEQIDSALECPVCKEDYLLAERVRQLPCQHLFHNACIVPWLELHDTCPVCRKSLNGEITTGHQQTSEELAGRESRQRDPWTY; the protein is encoded by the exons ATGGCGGAGGCTGCGGCCGTGTCTCCGCTCCGCTTCTTCTGCCACTGCTGCAAGGGCGAGGTCTGCCCCAAGCTGCCG GAATACACTTGCCCCCAGTGTGAGTCAGGCTTCATCGAGGAGGTCACCGACGAGACCAG CTTCTTGGATGGGGGGACAAACGGATTGGACGAAGATTCAGCCACACAGTTTGCAGAG CTGTGGGATCGGACCTTCCTGAACCTGGACCAGACCTTCCTGCTGGTGGACGGGAGACCTTTCCGCGGCGGGACCTCGCTGGACCACGAGGGCGGTGCGGCGGAGCGGGCAGGGCAGCAGAGCGACATCTGGGGCCCCAGCCGGCACACGAGGTTACCCATGGCCAGGAGGTACCGATCCAGGGCGTCCTCCCGGCCGGAGAGGTCCCCGGCCATAGAAGG GATAATCCAGCAGCTGTTTGCAGGACTCTTCTCCAACGCCGGGATACCGGGCTCCCCGCACACCTTCTCCTG GAGCGGGCTGCTGCACTCGAACCCTGCCGATTACGCCTGGGGCCAGAGCGGCCTTGACGCAGTCATCACACAG cTCCTGGGCCAGCTGGAGAACTCGGGACCCCCGCCCGCCGACAAGGACAAGATCGCCGCCCTGCCCACCGTGGCCGTGTCCCAGGAGCAGATCG ACTCGGCCCTCGAGTGTCCGGTGTGCAAGGAGGACTACCTCCTGGCGGAGCGGGTCCGCCAGCTGCCCTGCCAGCACCTCTTCCACAATGCCTGCATCGTGCCCTGGCTAGAACTG CACGACACTTGTCCGGTGTGTCGCAAGAGCTTGAACGGGGAGATCACCACGGGTCACCAGCAGACTTCAGAAGAACTGGCAGGCAGGGAAAGCAGGCAGCGAGATCCCTGGACGTACTGA
- the rnf115a gene encoding E3 ubiquitin-protein ligase RNF115 isoform X1 has translation MLPGPLCSSSMLLVVPDSSILQSCASEHYHPASRRTTAPSPGGRGRDVTAGLTTNTWGPTNELAYLADRWSGRSGDVSGSFLDGGTNGLDEDSATQFAELWDRTFLNLDQTFLLVDGRPFRGGTSLDHEGGAAERAGQQSDIWGPSRHTRLPMARRYRSRASSRPERSPAIEGIIQQLFAGLFSNAGIPGSPHTFSWSGLLHSNPADYAWGQSGLDAVITQLLGQLENSGPPPADKDKIAALPTVAVSQEQIDSALECPVCKEDYLLAERVRQLPCQHLFHNACIVPWLELHDTCPVCRKSLNGEITTGHQQTSEELAGRESRQRDPWTY, from the exons atgctgcctggcccactgtgttcctccagcatgttgctcgttgttccagattccagcattctgcAGTCTTGTGCCTCTGAACACTACCACCCTGCTTCAAGGAGGACAACCGCCCCCTCCCCAGGGGGTCGGGGAAGGGACGTAACTGCTGGCCTCACAACCAACACCTGGGGTCCCACAAACGAGCTCGCTTATCTCGCGGACCGCTGGAGTGGACGGTCCGGTGACGTATCCGGCAG CTTCTTGGATGGGGGGACAAACGGATTGGACGAAGATTCAGCCACACAGTTTGCAGAG CTGTGGGATCGGACCTTCCTGAACCTGGACCAGACCTTCCTGCTGGTGGACGGGAGACCTTTCCGCGGCGGGACCTCGCTGGACCACGAGGGCGGTGCGGCGGAGCGGGCAGGGCAGCAGAGCGACATCTGGGGCCCCAGCCGGCACACGAGGTTACCCATGGCCAGGAGGTACCGATCCAGGGCGTCCTCCCGGCCGGAGAGGTCCCCGGCCATAGAAGG GATAATCCAGCAGCTGTTTGCAGGACTCTTCTCCAACGCCGGGATACCGGGCTCCCCGCACACCTTCTCCTG GAGCGGGCTGCTGCACTCGAACCCTGCCGATTACGCCTGGGGCCAGAGCGGCCTTGACGCAGTCATCACACAG cTCCTGGGCCAGCTGGAGAACTCGGGACCCCCGCCCGCCGACAAGGACAAGATCGCCGCCCTGCCCACCGTGGCCGTGTCCCAGGAGCAGATCG ACTCGGCCCTCGAGTGTCCGGTGTGCAAGGAGGACTACCTCCTGGCGGAGCGGGTCCGCCAGCTGCCCTGCCAGCACCTCTTCCACAATGCCTGCATCGTGCCCTGGCTAGAACTG CACGACACTTGTCCGGTGTGTCGCAAGAGCTTGAACGGGGAGATCACCACGGGTCACCAGCAGACTTCAGAAGAACTGGCAGGCAGGGAAAGCAGGCAGCGAGATCCCTGGACGTACTGA
- the rnf115a gene encoding E3 ubiquitin-protein ligase RNF115 isoform X2 codes for MLPGPLCSSSMLLVVPDSSILQSCASEHYHPASRRTTAPSPGGRGRDVTAGLTTNTWGPTNELAYLADRWSGRSGDVSGSFLDGGTNGLDEDSATQFAELWDRTFLNLDQTFLLVDGRPFRGGTSLDHEGGAAERAGQQSDIWGPSRHTRLPMARRYRSRASSRPERSPAIEGIIQQLFAGLFSNAGIPGSPHTFSCGLLHSNPADYAWGQSGLDAVITQLLGQLENSGPPPADKDKIAALPTVAVSQEQIDSALECPVCKEDYLLAERVRQLPCQHLFHNACIVPWLELHDTCPVCRKSLNGEITTGHQQTSEELAGRESRQRDPWTY; via the exons atgctgcctggcccactgtgttcctccagcatgttgctcgttgttccagattccagcattctgcAGTCTTGTGCCTCTGAACACTACCACCCTGCTTCAAGGAGGACAACCGCCCCCTCCCCAGGGGGTCGGGGAAGGGACGTAACTGCTGGCCTCACAACCAACACCTGGGGTCCCACAAACGAGCTCGCTTATCTCGCGGACCGCTGGAGTGGACGGTCCGGTGACGTATCCGGCAG CTTCTTGGATGGGGGGACAAACGGATTGGACGAAGATTCAGCCACACAGTTTGCAGAG CTGTGGGATCGGACCTTCCTGAACCTGGACCAGACCTTCCTGCTGGTGGACGGGAGACCTTTCCGCGGCGGGACCTCGCTGGACCACGAGGGCGGTGCGGCGGAGCGGGCAGGGCAGCAGAGCGACATCTGGGGCCCCAGCCGGCACACGAGGTTACCCATGGCCAGGAGGTACCGATCCAGGGCGTCCTCCCGGCCGGAGAGGTCCCCGGCCATAGAAGG GATAATCCAGCAGCTGTTTGCAGGACTCTTCTCCAACGCCGGGATACCGGGCTCCCCGCACACCTTCTCCTG CGGGCTGCTGCACTCGAACCCTGCCGATTACGCCTGGGGCCAGAGCGGCCTTGACGCAGTCATCACACAG cTCCTGGGCCAGCTGGAGAACTCGGGACCCCCGCCCGCCGACAAGGACAAGATCGCCGCCCTGCCCACCGTGGCCGTGTCCCAGGAGCAGATCG ACTCGGCCCTCGAGTGTCCGGTGTGCAAGGAGGACTACCTCCTGGCGGAGCGGGTCCGCCAGCTGCCCTGCCAGCACCTCTTCCACAATGCCTGCATCGTGCCCTGGCTAGAACTG CACGACACTTGTCCGGTGTGTCGCAAGAGCTTGAACGGGGAGATCACCACGGGTCACCAGCAGACTTCAGAAGAACTGGCAGGCAGGGAAAGCAGGCAGCGAGATCCCTGGACGTACTGA